Proteins from a genomic interval of Lolium perenne isolate Kyuss_39 chromosome 1, Kyuss_2.0, whole genome shotgun sequence:
- the LOC127302851 gene encoding LIM domain-containing protein PLIM2b, with translation MSGFTPKNIKMTFSGTQDKCKACDKTVHFIDLLTVDSIPYHKSCFKCSHCKGTLSMCSYSSMDGVLYCKTHFEQLFKETGTFNKNFPTCAKANNEQSKVPNKLSSVFCGTQDKCAACKKTVYPLEKMTLEGEPYHKTCFKCAHGGCLLTTASYASLNGILYCQHHFWQLFKETGSYDNLLKPAASAKNNDEPEATKEEVSLEEQAPEAVADQEHS, from the exons ATGTCAG GCTTTACCCCCAAGAATATCAAGATGACATTCTCTGGCACACAGGACAAGTGCAAGGCTTGTGACAAGACCGTTCATTTCATTGACCTCCTTACCGTGGATAGCATTCCCTACCACAAGTCCTGCTTCAAATGTAGCCATTGCAAAGGCACCCTTTCG ATGTGCAGCTACTCCTCCATGGATGGAGTTCTTTACTGCAAGACCCATTTTGAGCAGCTTTTCAAGGAAACAGGCACCTTCAACAAAAACTTCCCCACAT GTGCCAAGGCAAACAATGAGCAG TCTAAGGTACCAAACAAGTTATCTTCTGTGTTCTGTGGAACTCAGGACAAGTGTGCTGCCTGCAAGAAGACTGTGTACCCATTGGAGAAG ATGACCTTGGAGGGCGAGCCCTACCACAAGACCTGCTTCAAGTGCGCCCACGGCGGCTGCCTCCTGACGACCGCCTCCTACGCGTCCCTCAACGGGATCCTGTACTGCCAGCACCACTTCTGGCAGCTGTTCAAGGAGACGGGCAGCTACGACAACTTGCTCAAGCCTGCCGCCTCGGCCAAGAACAACGACGAACCGGAGGCCACCAAGGAAGAGGTGTCGCTGGAGGAGCAGGCGCCGGAAGCCGTAGCGGATCAGGAGCACTCTTAA
- the LOC127302843 gene encoding F-box/LRR-repeat protein At3g48880 — MSDAPSIPDPARRRSSPAARSAPRSPPPPPPPPETAALAGGAPGSSSPRRSVRDLIIMGENKSMGKIWEDMETDVLVKIFKELNLVELSPVSQVCRSWRLACSDPLIWGTLDFGLLISNFIQTRASPYIWVDDRSDKRLSKILRLAMAISRGNVNCMIFHYNLYMKDEHLNYISQRSPHLKRLVMPAWNRISKDGICMAIQRWEELESLTMPSIGYPPYIMEELAKKCKNFKELKVMGSFDLLFASAVTTYLPKLKVLSLRCSKVTMGALLCVLNSMEHLEVLNISHCLLFEIATNGRRQVIHELDDNTLQRASQLREFHHCQSRQCVACQRMMLDDGILRWYRYEDWFWRRDEVSSLDLKDYGRLFGAQCEMLTSVD; from the exons ATGTCCGACGCCCCCTCGATTCCCGACCCCGCGCGTCGCCGGAGCAGCCCGGCGGCTCGCTCCGCGCCTcgatcccctcctcctcctcctcctccgccagagACGGCCGCGCTAGCTGGTGGCGCCCCGGGTTCATCCTCCCCCAGGAGATCCGTCCGG GATTTGATAATAATGGGAGAGAACAAATCGATGGGAAAAATATGGGAGGACATGGAAACTGATGTCCTCGTGAAGATATTTAAGGAGCTAAACTTGGTTGAGCTATCACCAGTGTCTCAAGTTTGTCGCTCATGGCGTTTAGCCTGTTCAGATCCACTTATATGGGGCACCCTTGACTTTGGGCTGCTAATATCCAACTTCATTCAAACAAGAGCATCTCCATATATTTGGGTTGATGATAGATCTGACAAGAGACTTTCAAAAATACTACGGTTGGCAATGGCAATTAGCCGTGGAAATGTTAATTGTATGATATTCCATTACAATCTGTACATGAAAGATGAACACCTGAATTACATCTCACAAAG GTCTCCTCACCTAAAACGACTAGTTATGCCAGCATGGAACCGCATTTCAAAAGATGGAATATGCATGGCAATTCAAAGGTGGGAGGAACTAGAGTCCTTAACTATGCCTAGCATTGGTTATCCTCCATATATCATGGAGGAGTTAGCCAAGAAATGCAAGAACTTTAAAGAACTCAAGGTCATGGGTTCATTTGATCTCCTATTTGCTTCAGCAGTTACCACCTACCTTCCAAAGCTGAAAGTCTTGAGCCTCCGTTGCTCAAAAGTGACAATGGGTGCCCTGCTATGTGTTCTTAACTCGATGGAACATCTTGAGGTTCTCAATATTTCCCACTGCCTGCTGTTTGAGATCGCGACGAATGGACGGAGGCAAGTGATTCATGAGCTAGATGACAACACTCTTCAGAGAGCTTCCCAGTTGCGAGAGTTCCACCACTGCCAGAGCAGACAATGCGTCGCATGTCAGCGGATGATGCTGGATGATGGTATCTTGCGGTGGTACAGATATGAGGATTGGTTTTGGCGGCGGGATGAGGTGAGCTCGCTTGATCTGAAGGACTATGGGAGGCTGTTTGGTGCACAGTGTGAGATGTTGACATCAGTTGATTAG
- the LOC127302849 gene encoding folylpolyglutamate synthase, which translates to MRASGGASPRPAPPKRSASPTTTTTSTATKLPVRASSSSLAMPPPRLAHLRRLLSLRSPPPHPLAPSPVRPLPLPLPRAMAGAAHAGVATGSAEYEEVLRCLSSLITQKVRADTGNRGNQWELMAKYLQILELEEPIARLKVVHVAGTKGKGSTCTFAESILRSCGFRTGLFTSPHLIDVRERFRLDGLDISEEKFIRYFWWCWNKLKVKTGDDIPMPAYFRFLALLAFKIFSDEQVDVAVLEVGLGGKYDATNVVKAPVVCGISSLGYDHMEILGNTLGEIAREKAGILKKGIPAYTVPQPAEAMSVLKQRASELGVSIRVVPPLDPRQLEDQPLGLHGEHQYMNAGLAVALANTWLERQGHLDRIHVKDHGTLPDQFIKGLSIACLHGRAQIVPDPQVNSEYKDTRCPLVFYLDGAHSPESMEICAKWFTHVTEKDITQPGPLEQPRSSGNSKKILLFNCMSVRDPQRLLPRLLDTCAQKGLHFDQALFVPNQSQYAKVGSHASPPSGREQIDLSWQLSLQTVWENLLHGEKGLNGPSSSGTSLVFESLPSAIKWLRKTSRENQSTSCQVLVTGSLHLVGDVLRLIKT; encoded by the exons ATGCGCGCGAGCGGCGGCGCGAGCCCACGACCCGCACCACCCAAGCGCTCCGCCtctccgaccaccaccaccaccagcaccGCCACCAAACTACCAGtgcgcgcctcctcctcctccctcgccATGCCGCCCCCTCGCCTCGCccacctccgccgcctcctctcccTCCGCTCCCCGCCTCCCCACCCGCTCGCCCCCAGCCCCGTCCGCCcgctccccctccccctcccccgcGCCATGGCCGGCGCCGCACACGCAG GTGTGGCGACGGGGTCGGCGGAGTACGAGGAGGTGCTTCGGTGCCTCTCGTCGCTCATCACGCAGAAGGTGCGCGCGGACACCGGCAACCGCGGCAACCAGTGGGAGCTCATGGCCAAGTACCTCCAG atactagAGCTAGAGGAACCGATCGCGCGGCTGAAGGTGGTTCACGTCGCGGGGACCAAAGGGAAG GGTTCGACATGCACATTTGCTGAGTCAATCCTTCGGTCATGTGGTTTCCGCACTGGACTGTTCACCTCTCCGCACTTGATTGATGTCCGTGAGCGGTTTCGGCTTGATGG GCTGGACATTTCAGAAGAAAAGTTTATTAGGTATTTCTGGTGGTGTTGGAACAAATTGAAG GTCAAGACTGGTGATGATATTCCAATGCCAGCATACTTTAGGTTCCTTGCACTGTTAGCATTCAAGATTTTTTCTGATGAGCAG GTGGATGTAGCTGTGCTCGAAGTGGGTTTGGGAGGGAAATACGATGCAACGAATGTG GTGAAAGCCCCTGTAGTTTGTGGGATATCTTCCCTTGGATATGATCACATGGAAATTCTTG GAAATACACTTGGAGAAATTGCTAGGGAGAAGGCTGGAATATTGAAG AAAGGAATTCCAGCCTATACAGTTCCACAACCAGCAGAGGCAATGTCTGTACTGAAGCAGAGAGCTTCTGAATTGGGT GTTTCTATCCGAGTAGTCCCACCTTTGGACCCACGACAATTAGAAGATCAACCTCTTGGACTGCATGGTGAGCACCAATACATGAATGCAGGCCTTGCAGTTGCACTGGCTAATACCTGGCTTGAGAGGCAAGGACATTTGGACAGAATACATGTCAAAGATCAT GGTACCTTGCCAGATCAGTTCATAAAAGGGCTATCAATTGCTTGTCTGCACGGCAGAGCACAGATTGTCCCGGATCCACAAGTGAACTCAGAATATAAGGATACCAGATGTCCCCTAGTTTTCTATTTGGATGGGGCACATAGCCCAGAAAGTATGGAAATATGCGCaaagtggtttacccatgttacagaAAAGGATATAACACAACCAGGTCCTTTAGAGCAGCCTCGCAGTAGCGGCAATTCTAAGAAG ATTCTCCTGTTCAATTGCATGTCTGTAAGAGATCCTCAGAGATTGCTTCCACGTCTTCTAGATACATGTGCTCAAAAAG GCCTTCACTTTGATCAGGCCTTATTTGTGCCAAACCAATCGCAGTACGCCAAGGTTGGTTCCCATGCATCACCACCTTCAGGGCGAGAGCAGATTGATTTGTCATGGCAATTGTCGCTCCAAACGGTTTGGGAGAACCTACTTCATGGAGAGAAAG GTCTAAATGGCCCAAGCTCAAGCGGGACTAGTTTAGTTTTTGAATCCCTTCCATCGGCAATTAAATGGCTAAGGAAAACTTCTCGAGAAAACCAATCTACTTCATGCCAG GTCTTGGTTACTGGCTCCCTGCATCTTGTTGGTGATGTCTTAAGATTGATCAAGACCTGA